A window of the Leptolyngbya subtilissima AS-A7 genome harbors these coding sequences:
- a CDS encoding GerMN domain-containing protein codes for MDLRSKLRRIPLGILAGLTTLVVASGGSVAWFTWRAINPTPPVAEFPNLSIDPEPIMTVPEVTTPAAPPKVEETIPKEPVSQPAPAEVTGEVYWLKDEGTGFALVPQPITVAADASPSEKVTAAFSDLLSKSGDPSQQAFTTIPEQTQLIEASVEADGIHVDLSSNFETGGGSAAMMGRLGQVIYTATAFDPAAPVWISVDGKPLTVLGGEGLEVSQPMTRSDFDEGFGL; via the coding sequence ATGGATCTCAGAAGTAAGCTAAGGCGTATTCCCCTCGGCATTTTGGCCGGATTAACTACTTTAGTAGTGGCCTCGGGCGGGTCTGTGGCATGGTTTACCTGGCGGGCTATCAACCCCACCCCCCCGGTGGCGGAGTTTCCTAACCTCAGCATTGACCCCGAACCCATCATGACTGTGCCGGAGGTCACCACCCCGGCCGCGCCGCCCAAGGTCGAAGAAACCATCCCAAAAGAACCGGTTAGCCAGCCCGCTCCGGCAGAAGTTACTGGCGAGGTCTACTGGCTCAAGGATGAGGGCACAGGCTTTGCGCTGGTGCCTCAGCCCATTACCGTCGCGGCCGATGCCTCCCCCTCAGAGAAGGTCACTGCCGCATTTAGCGACCTGCTCTCCAAGTCGGGCGATCCGAGCCAGCAGGCATTCACCACAATTCCCGAACAGACTCAGCTGATCGAGGCTTCAGTGGAGGCAGACGGGATCCATGTCGATCTGTCGAGCAACTTTGAGACCGGCGGCGGCAGCGCAGCAATGATGGGTCGCCTCGGCCAGGTGATCTATACGGCCACCGCCTTTGACCCTGCCGCCCCAGTGTGGATTTCGGTGGATGGCAAGCCCCTGACGGTGCTGGGGGGTGAGGGCTTGGAGGTCAGTCAGCCCATGACCCGCAGCGATTTTGATGAAGGGTTTGGTTTATAG
- the cobS gene encoding adenosylcobinamide-GDP ribazoletransferase, whose product MTPLPPARPGETTPRPGWFARLGGSILFYTKLPLPPGWQPRFEGIAPLAPVVGLGLGLSLVAVDFALAQLGMPTLTRSALVIGLGVWLTGGLHLDGAMDTADGLAVMDPQRRLAVMADSHSGAFGVMAAIAILGLKTLALAELATGHGWVLVAAMVWGRWGQVVAIARYPYLRAEGKGALHREHLRSPQDWLLGLSLALGIHGLWLWRQPEQILLIGISLVGGLVAPLLIGAWLDYRLGGHTGDTYGATVEWTETLLLCLATLA is encoded by the coding sequence GTGACCCCATTGCCCCCCGCGCGACCCGGTGAGACCACCCCTCGTCCCGGCTGGTTTGCCCGTTTGGGAGGATCCATTTTGTTCTACACAAAGCTGCCGTTGCCTCCAGGTTGGCAGCCGCGCTTTGAGGGCATTGCCCCACTGGCTCCGGTGGTGGGCCTGGGCCTAGGCCTTAGTTTGGTCGCAGTCGATTTTGCCCTGGCTCAACTGGGTATGCCGACCCTAACCCGCAGTGCCCTGGTGATTGGTCTGGGGGTATGGCTAACTGGCGGCCTGCACCTCGACGGCGCCATGGATACTGCCGATGGCCTGGCGGTAATGGACCCTCAGCGGCGTCTGGCGGTGATGGCCGACAGCCACAGCGGAGCCTTTGGGGTGATGGCAGCGATCGCGATTCTCGGTCTCAAAACCCTAGCGCTGGCGGAGCTAGCCACCGGGCACGGCTGGGTACTGGTGGCAGCAATGGTGTGGGGTCGCTGGGGCCAGGTAGTGGCGATCGCTCGTTACCCCTACCTGCGTGCTGAGGGTAAAGGAGCGCTGCATCGGGAGCATTTGCGATCGCCCCAAGACTGGCTGTTAGGCCTATCGCTTGCTCTAGGAATACATGGTCTTTGGCTCTGGAGACAGCCCGAGCAAATTTTGCTCATCGGTATCAGCCTGGTGGGGGGATTGGTTGCCCCCCTTCTCATAGGAGCCTGGCTGGATTATCGCCTAGGAGGGCACACTGGCGACACCTACGGAGCCACAGTGGAATGGACCGAAACCCTGCTGCTGTGCCTAGCTACCCTGGCATAG
- the dinB gene encoding DNA polymerase IV — MRKIIHVDMDAFYASVEQRDFPQYRGKPLVVGGRPEQRGAVAAASYEARQYGIHSAMPARIAQQRCPNLIFARPRFEVYKAVSQQIRAIFHRYTDLVEPLSLDEAYLDVTTNALEEPSALVLARAIKADIHSTTQLTASAGVSVNKFLAKMASGQNKPDGLTLILPEQAEAFVAALPIEKFHGIGYVTARKMRALGIATGADLRQRTEADLVQHFGKVGHFYYRVAQGEDDRPVNPNRIRKSLGAERSFSPDLTDLADMTAALGSVAAEVISRLQEQRCRGHTLTLKVKYANYRQITRSRTFVAAIGAESPILPWAEEMLLAHLDAQRPTPEDYRSQPVRLLGLTLSNLEPTGEPDHVQLSLEV; from the coding sequence ATGCGCAAAATTATCCATGTCGATATGGATGCCTTCTACGCCTCCGTAGAACAGCGAGACTTTCCTCAGTACCGGGGTAAGCCCCTGGTGGTCGGCGGTCGGCCTGAGCAGCGGGGGGCCGTAGCGGCGGCCAGCTACGAGGCTCGTCAGTATGGCATTCACTCCGCTATGCCTGCTCGCATCGCCCAGCAGCGCTGCCCCAACCTGATTTTTGCTCGACCACGTTTTGAGGTTTATAAAGCTGTTTCCCAGCAAATTCGAGCCATCTTTCACCGCTACACCGATCTAGTCGAACCGCTGTCCCTCGACGAAGCCTATCTGGATGTCACCACCAATGCCTTAGAGGAGCCCTCGGCCCTGGTGCTGGCCCGCGCTATTAAGGCCGACATCCACAGCACCACCCAGCTCACCGCCTCGGCGGGGGTGTCGGTCAACAAGTTTCTCGCCAAAATGGCCAGTGGCCAAAACAAACCCGACGGTCTCACCCTGATTTTGCCTGAGCAGGCCGAGGCCTTTGTCGCCGCTCTGCCGATTGAAAAGTTTCACGGCATTGGCTATGTAACCGCCCGCAAAATGCGCGCCCTGGGTATTGCCACTGGGGCTGACCTGCGCCAGCGAACCGAAGCCGACTTAGTGCAGCACTTTGGCAAGGTAGGCCATTTCTACTACCGCGTCGCCCAGGGCGAGGACGATCGCCCCGTCAACCCCAACCGAATTCGCAAATCGCTGGGGGCAGAGCGATCGTTCTCGCCCGATCTCACCGATCTAGCGGATATGACCGCAGCATTAGGGAGCGTCGCCGCTGAGGTGATCAGCCGCTTGCAAGAACAGCGCTGTCGAGGTCACACCCTCACCCTCAAGGTCAAGTACGCTAACTACCGGCAGATCACCCGCAGCCGCACCTTTGTCGCCGCTATTGGCGCTGAATCGCCCATTTTGCCTTGGGCTGAAGAGATGCTCTTGGCTCACCTCGATGCTCAAAGGCCGACCCCAGAGGACTATCGCAGCCAACCCGTGCGCCTGCTCGGCCTCACCCTCTCTAACCTAGAACCGACCGGAGAGCCCGATCATGTGCAGCTTTCATTAGAAGTTTAG
- a CDS encoding alpha-amylase family glycosyl hydrolase, which translates to MTNNIKPLLEKVYPSDTAERLTTEIFALIKDTLCPSGREDLKKWNHNNVLLITYGDTICDGDRPPLSVLAEFLETHLYDTITGVHILPFFPYSSDDGFAIIDYLQVNPELGSWDDIKRIATNFNLMADLVINHISSRHEWFEQFKKNELPGRNYFITADPSEDLSQVVRPRSSPLLTPVETPTGEKHVWTTFSADQVDVNFENPDVLIEYVKIILAYVEAGARYIRLDAVGFLWKKHSTNCMHLSETHAIVRLFREILQLVDPGISLITETNVPNRENLSYFGNRNEAHMIYNFSLPPLLLNALMQGRADHLKTWMMSMPPAPIGCAYFNFTASHDGIGMRPAEGLLTGDEYEQLIAAMRNFGGKISMRSRPDGTESPYEINISLFDALKGTVKGEDQWQVERFLCSQTIMMALEGIPAFYIHSLLATHNYTEGVEETGHNRTINRYKWDLKTLETALADPTTSHAKVLAELKRLIKIRRQQTSFHPNATQYTLHPMNPALFAFWRQSLTRDQSIFSVHNLSDQPQDLQLSDLNLVSTDDWYDLISGHRFTDDRAIYKLAPYQSVWITNKPNSAHDDTMPTLL; encoded by the coding sequence GTGACCAATAACATCAAACCCCTGTTAGAAAAGGTTTATCCCTCGGACACAGCCGAGCGGTTGACCACCGAAATCTTTGCTCTGATTAAAGACACCCTGTGCCCCTCAGGCCGCGAAGATCTTAAAAAGTGGAACCACAACAATGTTCTGCTAATTACCTACGGCGATACTATCTGTGATGGCGATCGCCCCCCCCTATCGGTGCTGGCCGAGTTTCTCGAAACCCATCTCTACGACACCATCACTGGTGTCCACATTTTGCCCTTCTTCCCCTACAGCTCCGACGATGGCTTTGCCATCATCGACTATCTCCAAGTCAACCCCGAGCTGGGCAGTTGGGACGACATCAAGCGAATTGCTACCAATTTCAACCTGATGGCCGACCTGGTGATCAATCACATCTCCAGCCGGCACGAATGGTTTGAGCAGTTTAAGAAGAACGAACTGCCCGGCCGCAACTATTTCATCACCGCTGACCCCAGCGAAGACCTGTCTCAAGTAGTGCGACCCCGCAGTTCGCCACTGCTGACCCCGGTAGAGACCCCCACAGGGGAAAAGCACGTTTGGACTACCTTCAGTGCTGACCAGGTCGATGTCAACTTTGAGAACCCCGACGTGCTGATCGAGTACGTCAAAATTATCCTGGCCTACGTCGAGGCCGGGGCGCGCTACATTCGCCTCGATGCGGTGGGCTTTTTGTGGAAAAAGCACAGTACCAACTGCATGCACCTGTCCGAAACCCACGCCATCGTGCGCCTGTTCCGCGAGATCTTGCAGCTGGTTGACCCCGGTATTTCGCTGATCACCGAGACCAACGTGCCCAACCGCGAGAACCTCAGCTACTTCGGCAACCGCAACGAAGCCCACATGATCTATAACTTCAGCCTGCCGCCGCTGCTGCTGAATGCGCTCATGCAGGGCCGCGCCGACCACCTCAAAACCTGGATGATGAGCATGCCACCTGCCCCCATCGGCTGCGCCTACTTCAACTTCACCGCCTCCCACGACGGCATTGGCATGCGCCCCGCCGAAGGGCTGCTAACCGGCGACGAGTATGAGCAGCTAATTGCAGCCATGCGTAATTTTGGCGGCAAAATCAGCATGCGCAGTCGCCCCGACGGCACCGAGTCGCCCTACGAAATTAACATTTCACTATTTGATGCCCTCAAGGGCACCGTTAAAGGCGAGGACCAGTGGCAGGTAGAGCGGTTCCTCTGCTCCCAGACCATCATGATGGCGCTGGAGGGCATTCCCGCTTTCTACATCCATAGCCTGCTGGCCACCCACAACTACACCGAAGGCGTTGAAGAAACCGGCCACAACCGCACCATCAACCGCTACAAGTGGGATCTCAAGACGCTGGAAACTGCTCTGGCTGACCCCACCACCTCCCACGCCAAGGTGCTGGCAGAACTTAAGCGGCTGATCAAGATTCGTCGCCAGCAAACCTCGTTTCACCCCAACGCCACCCAGTACACGCTACACCCGATGAACCCGGCTCTGTTTGCCTTCTGGCGACAAAGCCTGACCCGCGACCAGAGCATCTTCTCAGTGCACAATTTGAGCGACCAGCCTCAAGACCTACAGCTGAGTGATCTCAACCTAGTCAGCACCGACGACTGGTACGACTTAATCAGCGGCCACCGGTTTACCGATGATCGCGCCATCTACAAACTGGCCCCCTATCAGTCGGTTTGGATTACCAACAAGCCCAACTCCGCCCACGACGACACCATGCCAACGCTGTTATAG
- a CDS encoding MAPEG family protein, translated as MASLIPISTLFIGLHGLMALALSYLVVMERISTRIWHGASQSDVSNQPDYLEKSSKWAAFVEGYTQKSVASKTGDDGLLQRKVWAYGNFVEHVPLALLFILALELMQASAWLVWMLGITLSVARIAHAWGLIKTYGP; from the coding sequence ATGGCTAGCCTCATTCCCATCTCAACTTTGTTTATTGGCTTGCATGGCCTCATGGCCCTGGCCCTGTCTTACCTAGTAGTGATGGAGCGGATCAGCACCCGGATTTGGCACGGAGCGTCTCAATCCGATGTGTCGAACCAGCCAGACTACCTAGAAAAATCAAGTAAATGGGCTGCTTTTGTCGAAGGCTACACGCAGAAATCTGTAGCTTCTAAGACTGGCGACGATGGCCTATTGCAGCGCAAAGTGTGGGCCTACGGCAATTTTGTTGAGCACGTTCCCCTCGCCCTGCTGTTCATTCTGGCGCTGGAATTGATGCAGGCTTCAGCCTGGCTAGTGTGGATGTTGGGCATTACCTTGTCCGTGGCTCGCATCGCCCACGCCTGGGGCCTCATCAAAACCTATGGGCCATAG
- a CDS encoding antibiotic biosynthesis monooxygenase: MTDFDDFLRHKYAYVAIGEFKPGCFSEARQLYEKAVSTYTKGFQGAYLLQEPGSDRGIAIILWDSIEDMDDNQSEVYQKTLGKIAHLFETPPVTSFYEVCSEIGLPQILAAASAGAK, from the coding sequence ATGACTGACTTCGACGATTTTTTGCGCCACAAGTACGCTTACGTAGCCATTGGGGAGTTCAAACCCGGCTGTTTTAGCGAAGCCCGCCAGCTCTACGAAAAGGCGGTATCGACCTACACCAAAGGTTTTCAAGGGGCCTACCTGCTTCAGGAGCCGGGCAGCGATCGCGGCATCGCTATCATTCTCTGGGACAGCATTGAGGATATGGACGACAACCAGAGCGAGGTCTATCAAAAGACCCTGGGCAAAATTGCCCACCTGTTTGAGACGCCGCCCGTGACCTCGTTCTACGAAGTGTGTAGCGAAATCGGCTTGCCCCAAATTTTGGCCGCCGCCAGTGCTGGGGCTAAATAG
- a CDS encoding LmeA family phospholipid-binding protein: MELITIILSALLGVAGSGGVVVDTLAEAALRNQLAEAETLQVRIDNVPNYQLATGRIEHTWIAARGVETRQIPGLRIDSIDIETDAVDVDLARLQQGALVLDEPAQTALRLRLNDDDLNAFLQSPLAQGWLDTLEFTLPGAAGQRERNRYGLANPSLEFLEGDRFRVVVDLQDQVTQENIAIEVELGLTILNGHRFALVDPTITVDGEDTPPQLLESFVQGAQERLTLRRLEALGVVARVIDLNVRDNELDVAIFAKIEPTSPLLTRQPAQEAVPTPP; encoded by the coding sequence ATGGAACTGATCACCATTATTCTCTCAGCCCTGCTAGGGGTGGCGGGTAGCGGCGGCGTGGTGGTCGACACCCTGGCCGAGGCCGCCCTGCGCAACCAGCTTGCCGAGGCCGAGACATTGCAGGTGCGCATCGACAATGTGCCCAACTATCAGCTGGCCACTGGCCGCATTGAGCACACTTGGATTGCCGCGCGAGGAGTCGAAACTCGGCAGATACCCGGCCTGCGGATCGACTCTATAGATATAGAAACCGACGCTGTAGATGTCGATCTTGCTCGTTTGCAGCAGGGGGCGCTGGTGCTCGACGAACCGGCCCAGACCGCCTTGCGCCTGCGTCTCAACGACGACGATCTAAACGCGTTTTTGCAGTCGCCCTTGGCACAGGGCTGGCTCGACACCCTAGAATTTACCCTGCCCGGGGCAGCAGGCCAGCGCGAGCGAAATCGCTACGGCCTCGCCAATCCGTCGCTGGAGTTTTTGGAGGGCGATCGCTTTCGCGTTGTGGTCGACCTGCAAGACCAGGTGACCCAAGAGAATATTGCGATCGAGGTCGAGCTCGGACTGACCATCCTTAACGGCCATCGGTTTGCCCTGGTTGACCCCACCATTACTGTTGACGGTGAAGACACCCCACCCCAGCTGCTCGAATCGTTTGTGCAGGGCGCTCAGGAGCGCCTTACCCTGCGGCGATTAGAGGCGTTGGGCGTGGTAGCCCGCGTGATCGACCTGAACGTCCGAGACAATGAGCTAGATGTTGCTATCTTTGCCAAAATAGAGCCAACCTCCCCGCTCTTGACTCGGCAGCCAGCTCAAGAAGCTGTACCCACCCCACCCTAG
- a CDS encoding proline--tRNA ligase, with protein sequence MRLSQMLFVTLREDPAEAEIPSHKLLLRAGYMRRVASGVYAYLPLLWRVLNKISDIVRDEMNITGAQECLLPQLQPAELWRESGRWDTYTKAEGIMFSLIDRRQQEVGLGPTHEEVITAIARDMVRSYRQLPLHLYQIQTKFRDEIRPRFGLMRGREFIMKDGYSFHTSESSLKETYQDMYQAYSNILRRCGLEFRAVDADSGAIGGSGSTEFMVLAEAGEDEVLYTEDGKYAANVEKAVSRPVEAVPSTFTKFEKLETPNTPTIESLAKFLKCSPTQIVKNVLYQAVFDNGRVVLVLVSLRGDQDVNDVKLTNELTKLAVDYGGTAVISLGVPDEDAQRQWATKPLPLGYMAPDLGNDYINGGKEVEPKFLRLVDRTATDLKNFVTGSNEAGYHVVGGNWGKEFTLPQKVVDVRKAVAGDRALHDPSQTLQTARGIEIGHIFQLGTKYSQALGATFTDENGAELPLVMGCYGVGVSRLAQAAVEQSYDKNGIIWPVAIAPYQAIVVIPNMGDDLQVEAAKAIYKELLSVGVEALLDDRDERAGVKFKDADLIGIPYRIVTGRALGDGKVEVVDRATGIVQEVALAEVVALIKGWIVDELLASR encoded by the coding sequence ATGCGTCTATCCCAAATGCTGTTTGTCACCCTACGAGAAGATCCGGCAGAGGCCGAGATTCCTAGCCACAAACTGCTGCTGCGGGCGGGGTACATGCGTCGTGTTGCCAGCGGGGTTTACGCCTACCTGCCCCTGCTGTGGCGAGTGCTCAACAAGATCTCAGATATTGTGCGCGACGAGATGAATATTACAGGGGCGCAGGAGTGCCTACTGCCGCAGCTGCAACCGGCTGAGCTGTGGCGCGAGTCGGGCCGGTGGGATACCTACACCAAGGCTGAGGGCATTATGTTCTCGCTGATCGATCGCCGCCAGCAGGAGGTTGGCCTTGGCCCCACCCACGAGGAGGTGATTACCGCCATCGCTCGCGACATGGTTCGCTCCTACCGGCAGCTGCCCCTGCACCTCTACCAGATTCAGACCAAGTTTCGCGATGAGATTCGGCCTCGCTTCGGCCTCATGCGCGGACGCGAGTTCATTATGAAAGACGGCTACTCATTTCACACTAGCGAGAGCAGTCTGAAGGAAACCTATCAGGATATGTACCAGGCCTACAGCAACATTCTGCGCCGCTGCGGGCTGGAGTTTCGAGCGGTGGATGCGGATTCTGGGGCGATCGGCGGGTCGGGCTCCACTGAGTTCATGGTGCTGGCCGAGGCGGGCGAAGACGAGGTGCTCTATACCGAAGACGGCAAGTACGCTGCCAACGTCGAGAAGGCCGTGTCGCGCCCGGTGGAGGCGGTGCCCTCAACCTTTACCAAGTTTGAGAAGCTGGAAACCCCGAACACGCCCACGATTGAATCGCTGGCAAAGTTTCTCAAGTGCTCGCCCACCCAGATCGTCAAGAACGTGCTGTATCAGGCAGTGTTTGACAACGGTCGGGTAGTGCTGGTGCTGGTCAGTCTGCGCGGCGACCAGGATGTTAACGACGTGAAGCTCACCAACGAGCTGACTAAGCTGGCTGTTGACTACGGCGGTACCGCCGTGATTTCCCTAGGGGTGCCCGACGAAGACGCCCAGCGCCAGTGGGCCACCAAACCTCTGCCCCTGGGCTACATGGCTCCCGACTTGGGCAATGACTATATTAACGGCGGCAAAGAGGTGGAGCCCAAGTTTCTGCGCCTGGTCGATCGCACCGCCACCGACTTAAAAAACTTCGTCACCGGGTCAAACGAGGCGGGCTACCACGTGGTGGGCGGCAACTGGGGCAAGGAATTCACGCTGCCCCAAAAAGTGGTAGATGTGCGCAAAGCGGTGGCGGGCGATCGCGCCCTGCACGACCCCAGTCAAACCCTGCAAACCGCCCGGGGTATTGAGATTGGCCATATCTTTCAGCTGGGCACTAAATATTCCCAGGCGCTGGGGGCCACCTTCACCGACGAAAACGGGGCTGAGCTGCCCCTGGTGATGGGCTGCTACGGGGTTGGTGTGTCGCGCCTGGCCCAGGCGGCGGTGGAGCAGTCCTACGATAAAAACGGCATTATCTGGCCGGTGGCGATCGCGCCCTACCAGGCGATCGTGGTGATTCCCAACATGGGCGATGATTTGCAGGTCGAAGCCGCCAAGGCGATCTACAAAGAGCTGCTGTCAGTGGGGGTCGAGGCCCTGCTCGACGATCGCGACGAGCGGGCTGGGGTCAAGTTCAAAGACGCCGATCTAATTGGCATTCCCTACCGCATTGTCACCGGGCGAGCCCTGGGGGATGGCAAAGTGGAGGTGGTCGATCGGGCCACAGGCATTGTGCAGGAGGTGGCCCTAGCCGAGGTCGTTGCCCTGATCAAGGGCTGGATTGTCGACGAACTGCTGGCCAGCCGCTAG
- a CDS encoding Hsp20/alpha crystallin family protein produces MATWQSSSQPPNAQSMWSLGAAQAQMQAIAAALMPVGLSPTGRVQLPSIEIEDTANALVVTAFLPGVEPQAVQVRATSKSLTFSGQRQSGYRSSLIQSLGINYFQQTVPLPERVLDRRVQVAYQGGAIVVTLPKAKGWGQRLMQGWQRARMELGLALKAWGQRLLEDR; encoded by the coding sequence ATGGCCACTTGGCAATCATCGTCTCAACCACCGAATGCCCAGTCCATGTGGAGCCTGGGTGCGGCACAGGCCCAGATGCAGGCGATCGCCGCGGCCCTAATGCCCGTGGGGCTTTCCCCTACAGGTCGAGTACAGCTACCCTCCATCGAGATTGAAGACACCGCCAACGCTTTGGTGGTAACGGCTTTTTTGCCTGGGGTAGAGCCTCAGGCCGTGCAGGTGCGGGCCACCAGCAAGTCGCTCACCTTTTCAGGCCAGCGGCAGTCGGGCTATCGCAGCTCGTTAATTCAGAGTTTGGGGATCAATTATTTTCAGCAGACGGTGCCGCTACCCGAGCGAGTGCTCGATCGCCGGGTGCAGGTGGCCTACCAGGGTGGGGCGATCGTGGTAACGTTGCCCAAAGCCAAAGGCTGGGGGCAGCGGCTCATGCAAGGTTGGCAGCGGGCACGGATGGAGTTGGGTCTAGCGCTCAAAGCCTGGGGGCAGCGTTTGTTAGAAGATCGGTAA
- a CDS encoding NarK family nitrate/nitrite MFS transporter gives MGGLWSFSGRYKILHLTWFAFFLTFVIWFNFAPLTTAIKADLGLSDPQMRTIAICNVALTVPARIIVGMVLDRFGPRITYSCLLIYSAIPCIAFALAQNFEQMVYSRLALSIVGCGFVIGIRMVAEWFEDNDIGLAEGIYGGWGNFGSAGAAFTLPSIAAALGFLTAGQVNWRLAIALTGIAAACYGVVYYFTVTDTPPGKVYQRPPSSAGMEVTSQRDFWLLLATNIPLVGVLGLIAWRLTKVGFIGNQALMVIVVLLVGLYLFQAYNIWQANKPLMTGAKRYPPEERYKVSQVFNLEMAYVACFGSELAVVSMLPTYFERGFGLTAAIAGAVAGMYAFMNLVARPGGGLLSDKLGSRKLTLVVTIAGTGVGYLLFSMFGQGVPILLVVLMTMVASFFVMAAEGATFAIVPLVKPRITGQIAGNVGAYGNVGAVIYLTVYSLLPQGVAGDKLFFQMLGCVALIVAFLNAFTLKEVVGSHAEHGVPIPAGVPVEQGDSPLGTLRDRR, from the coding sequence ATGGGTGGATTGTGGTCATTTAGCGGCAGGTACAAAATCCTGCACTTGACGTGGTTTGCATTCTTTCTGACTTTTGTGATTTGGTTTAACTTCGCCCCCTTGACTACGGCTATCAAGGCCGACCTGGGGCTGAGCGACCCGCAAATGCGCACCATCGCCATCTGCAATGTGGCACTGACAGTACCTGCCCGCATCATCGTTGGCATGGTGCTCGATCGCTTTGGGCCACGCATTACCTATTCCTGCCTGCTGATCTACTCAGCAATTCCCTGTATCGCCTTTGCTTTAGCTCAAAATTTTGAGCAGATGGTCTACTCCCGTCTGGCGCTGAGCATTGTCGGCTGCGGCTTTGTGATCGGCATTCGCATGGTGGCTGAGTGGTTTGAAGACAACGACATTGGCCTGGCCGAGGGCATCTACGGCGGCTGGGGCAATTTTGGCTCCGCTGGGGCAGCCTTTACGCTACCGTCGATCGCTGCCGCGCTAGGCTTTTTAACCGCAGGCCAGGTGAACTGGCGACTGGCGATCGCCCTGACCGGCATTGCCGCCGCCTGTTACGGCGTGGTCTACTACTTCACCGTGACCGATACACCGCCGGGCAAGGTCTACCAGCGCCCCCCCAGCAGCGCCGGTATGGAAGTCACCAGTCAGCGCGATTTTTGGTTGTTGCTGGCGACGAATATTCCTCTAGTAGGCGTCCTCGGGCTGATTGCCTGGCGCTTAACCAAGGTAGGTTTTATTGGCAACCAGGCACTCATGGTGATTGTGGTGCTTTTAGTGGGGCTCTACCTGTTTCAGGCCTACAACATTTGGCAGGCCAACAAGCCCCTGATGACCGGCGCCAAGCGCTACCCGCCCGAGGAACGCTACAAGGTTTCCCAAGTGTTTAACCTGGAAATGGCCTACGTGGCCTGCTTTGGCTCTGAGCTAGCGGTGGTGTCAATGCTGCCCACCTACTTTGAGCGCGGCTTTGGGCTCACCGCCGCGATCGCTGGGGCTGTGGCCGGCATGTACGCTTTTATGAACCTGGTGGCCAGACCGGGCGGCGGTCTGCTATCGGATAAACTGGGCAGCCGCAAGCTGACGCTTGTGGTGACTATTGCGGGCACGGGTGTAGGCTACCTGCTGTTCAGCATGTTTGGCCAGGGCGTACCGATTCTCTTGGTGGTGCTGATGACCATGGTGGCGTCGTTCTTTGTGATGGCTGCTGAGGGAGCCACCTTTGCCATTGTGCCGTTGGTGAAGCCCCGCATTACTGGACAGATTGCGGGCAATGTGGGGGCCTACGGCAATGTTGGTGCCGTGATCTATCTGACGGTGTACAGCCTCCTACCTCAGGGCGTGGCGGGCGACAAGCTGTTCTTTCAAATGCTGGGCTGTGTGGCGCTGATTGTCGCCTTCTTGAATGCCTTTACCCTGAAGGAGGTGGTTGGATCCCATGCTGAGCATGGGGTGCCGATCCCTGCAGGCGTGCCCGTGGAGCAGGGTGATTCCCCTCTGGGGACGCTGCGCGATCGCCGGTAG